DNA from Vibrio gazogenes:
GTAAGCTATTGACCCGTAAATGATTTTTTCTACAGAGTGCGGCCATTTTTGAATTCGCACGGAGCTTCACCTGTTTGGTTGGGAGTAACCCTGAACGGTTATAGGTCTGTTGCCGCAGCTCACTGATATCAGCATATAAGGAGCCGCCTTTGACCACATTGATCAACTGTAATCCGCGGCAGATACCCAACAAGGGCTTCCGATGTTCGAGCGCCCATTCAATCCAGTCAATTTCCAGTTGGTCACGCTCCGGATCAAGCCGTACCTGTTGATTGACATCACCACCGTAATGCTCGGGGCTGATATCATCACCACCACCAATGATCAATGCATCCAACGGTTCGCCCGTCCATGCATGATGAACACTCAGCCGGATCGCCCGTGCACCGACCAGCCATAATGCAATCCGGGTACACCACCACGAAGGAGACCAGCGCCTGCCGTTCCCCGTTACACCCACCCTTGGTCGTTGAGCCATTGTGAGATCTCCTTTACCCAAACTTTACGTTCGACACCAAGCAAGGGACGCTCTAATTGAAGAAAGCGTGCCGCCAGCGTCTCGATAGCCTGTGGATCCGCCGCAAGCTGTTCGACAACACACCACAAATCCCAACTCTTGGTCAGATCCCAATCGGCATCTTCAATCCGACAGTCCGGCAGGCGATAGTGGAATGTCGGGCGAGATTTGATTTTGGGATCATTGACCACCTGACGAACCCGATCAGCATCGATCTCAGCCAATAACGGCAGTAAATCCAGCGCACGGTTACGCGTGGGATTGTGTTTAAGATAGCGCTCGAACAGATGTGTCAAATCAGTGGATGTATCAGTGAGCAGTTCTTTCACATAAGCTTCCGGGTAAAGCGCAATATACGGGCTGATTCGCCGCGTCGGATCAACATCATGCGCCTCAACTAACCACCACTGTAATAAAGCAAATGCCTTGAGATAACGGTTGATCGTCGCCGCACTCAAATCTGGTAATTCCGGGTTGATATGCACACCAAAAGCAGCAATCAAAGAATCTTCTGTCCCTTTTGCTCCCGCTTTTCGCAACGCCACAATCAGTTGATTAAGCGGCTCCAGTCGATCCAGCGGAATCGGCGGACTGACAATTTCAAGCGGCACAACCGGCAAAGCGGCCTGATGTAACATATCGACCAGTTGATGACCATCGTCATTCTGCCAAGCCGTTTGGGCCTTACGTTTGAGAAAATCCCAGTCTAGTTCGAGATTGAATGTGCCTAAATCGTCAGTCCGCACACGAAACTCAACCGCAGACCGCTGTTCAACTTGACCACCCAGAATCGAGCACAAGGGTTCAATCACTTGTTCAAGCGTCAAACCGGTAAATTCCAATTCAAATCCTACTTTTCTGACTGCGCCTTGTTGCGTGTCAGTGACAGGTGGCATCTTAAATGACATCGATCAATCACCATTGTTATACATCGTTTTATCAGTCTAGCATATCAACCTCGGGCTATTGCAAGATGGCCAGAAGTCTAACTGATTGTTATACAATGTACTTTTACTGACTCAATATGCTTTTTCTCCGTATCCGTTGCCGCCAGCCAGTGCCGGAACACTCAAAAAAAATGCCACCACGTCAAAACAACAAACGTGGTGGCATCTCATCGATGACGGTCCAACTTACCGGGCGGTCAGTGGCACTTCAGGGTCCGGTTCGTGTGTCATGCGATTGCGTAAATCGCGACGAATAATTTCAATCGACCAGAACCAGATTAAATGCCCGACGATTTCAGACACATGCTCATACCAAGGCAAGTCAAACACCGGTGGGGTTAAGCCCATTAACGGGAAAGAAATCATATGGACAAACAGTTGTGCCAATGCACCGGCAAACAGCCCCTGCCATAGTTTGAAGACAGGGAAGCGTTCCGTCACCACACAGTAACCAACAGCGAACACAATGGAGAAAATAATATGTGTCACACCAACCCAGTTAAACGCATGTCCGGCAAAGGTATACACCGCACTGTTCGGGTCAACCATCCCCAACCAGTCACGCAGAAAAACATATGGTGGATTTAAAAAGTTACGCGAACAGTCAATTTGTTCTGCGACACGATTGAGTAATTCCGGTGCACAAGCGGCACTGAAAATATCATCGGGGCTACGAGGCGGTAACGGATGCTCAGCCCCCCATTTAACGAATGCAGACACAATACCTGCAATAAGGCCAATGAATGCCGCGAGGCCATAACGGCGGCGAGCCGGATCTGATTGTTGAAAAATATGCATAACACCATCTCAAACGTTTACTTGAAAAATAATTTACAAAATAATAATTAAAAACAATAAGTTAAAATACCTAGCGCAAGAAGGGTTATAGCATCGATGCACATAAATGTACATCACAATTCTGATGTAAGGATGTAACCGGATAGATAATAGACAATATCCGAATCATGACAGGAACGCGATCTCTCCCGCTCAGTCATCGCGAGTCAGTGAATAAAAAAGCGCCGCTGAAAACAGAGGCGCTGCGTAAGCGTGCTAAACTTTCCTTAGCTCCTAGCACAATAAGTGCTTCACAACTTCTTTTTTGTGAAGCGGGGAGACAAAACCTTAGAAGAATCCCAGTGGGTTGGTGCTGTAACTGACCAAAATATTCTTCGTGTTCTGATAGTGACCGAGCATCATTTTATGATTTTCCCGACCAATACCTGATTTTTTGTAGCCACCGAAAGCTGCATGCGCCGGATAAGCATGGTAGCAATTCACCCAAACCCGACCCGCTTGGATATTTCTTGCCATGCGATACGCGAGATTGGTATCGCGCGTCCAGACTCCAGCACCCAAACCATACTCAGTATCATTGGCAATCGCCAAGGCTTCGGCTTCATCTTTAAACGTCGTAATCGCAATCACCGGGCCGAAAATCTCTTCCTGAAAGACGCGCATTTTGTTATGACCGAACAGCATTGTCGGCTGAATATAGTAGCCATTTTCGAGATCGCCATGCTGCTGCGATGTTTCTCCGCCAAACAGAACTTGAGCCCCTTCGTTACGACCGATTTCAAGATAACTGAGAATCTTGTCGAATTGTTCCTGCGATACCTGCGATCCGACTTGCGTTTCAGTATCGAGCGGGTTGCCCTGTTTGATGGTTTTCGCCCGTTCAATCACTTTCTCAATAAACCGTTCATAAACCGATTCATGCACCAACACCCGAGACGGACACGTACAAACTTCGCCTTGATTGAAAAATCCCAGCAAAATCCCCTCAATACACTTATCCAGATATTCATCTTCATGATCGAAAATATCGGAAAAGTAGAGATTTGGTGATTTACCACCCAACTCAACGGTTGATGGAATCAGATTATCCGCCGCGCATTTCAAGATATGGTTGCCCACTTGGGTTGAACCGGTAAACGCCAGTTTGGCAATGCGGTTACTGACGGCTAATGCTTGTCCGGCTTCAGCACCATATCCGTTGACGACATTCACGACACCCGGTGGTAACAGGTCACCAATTTTTTCCATTAATACCAGTATAGACGTTGGTGTCTGTTCTGCTGGTTTTAATACCACACAACAGCCCGCTGCCAGTGCCGGAGCCAGTTTCCAGGCCGCCATCAACATCGGGAAGTTCCACGGAATTATTTGTCCGACCACCCCGATGGGCTCAGGGAAGTGGTAACTTGCCGTCGTACTGTCCAGCTCTGCGGCTGAACCTTCCTGCGCTCGGATACAACCGGCGAAATAACGGAAGTGATCCACCACCAATGGTAGATCCGCAGCCAGTGTTTCACGAACAGGTTTACCATTTTCCCATGCTTCAGCAACAGCCAGCTCTTCCAGATGTGCTTCGATGCGATCGGCAACTTTAAGGAGAATATTGGCACGATCAGTCACAGATGTTGCAGCCCATTGAGCACGAATCTCATGTGCTGCGTCCAAGGCAAGGTTGATATCTGCTTCCGAAGAGCGGGCAACCTGACAGTAAGGCTGACCATTCACCGGAGAAATATTGTCAAAGTAGGTGCCACCAACCGGTTTGACCCACTGACCACCAATATAGTTATCATAATGGGATTTAAAATTGATGATGGCATCTGCTGTTCCGGGTTGTGCATAGATCATATGTCGTTCCTTCTGGCCGATTTTATTGTTCACGTTTCATGTTTATTTTCAATTCATGTCATTGTTTGTTCTGACATTCTTCAGGCATGATTTCTTGCCTGTAATTTTCTGTGTAACGCAAATCACAGGCCAGCATGGAAAAGCTTGTTGTTACCTTTTTGTAACACTATGATTAACAAAAAATAACAATAATAATCCGTTGGTGTTGGGGTAACCCAATGATTCTCTCCAAATTGTTCAAGTGTTCCAAAATGGAACACCGTTCATGTGAAAGAGTGAAACAGTGATGCAACATGTTCAATTTTCTGCCGGTGACTGGCTGACATCATCTTGGGATCGCTGTCATCAAGCCGGTTTAAAACAGCGCAGACAGCCTGATAACATCATCATGTCCAGTGCAGAGCTCAAAGAACGACAATGGTCGGTCAATGCGCTGCTCCAAGCCGTCGAAACGTATGCAGTACCATTGTTTAACCAGATGTTTGCCCATAGTGACAGCCGCCTGCTCCTGACCGACCGGGAAGGGGTTATTCTGGCAAGCTGGGGGCAACAGCGGTTTAAAGAACGTCTGACTCAGATCGCATTAGAGAATGGTGTTTGCTGGCAGGAAAACCTCAAAGGGACCAATGCCATCGGCACTGCGATTATCGAAGCGCGCCCCTTAACGATCATCGGTAAACAACATTACGTTCATCAGCACCAGTTTATCAGTTGCTCGGCCAGTCCGGTGTTTAACCATCACGGACACCTCATCGGTATTCTGGATATTACCAGCGAGCAACAGCAACACGATCTCGCGACACAAATGCTGGTGCAGAATATGGTTCAGCAGGTAGAAAACCATCTGCTATGCGATATTCCCGACGGTGCGGTAAAAATCAATCTGGCCTGTGAAAAAAACTTACTCAACAGTGGCTGGCAAGGAGTGTTGGTTGCGGACGCATCCGGCAAAGTTCTGGCGCATAACCACATTGCATTTCAGTTACTTGAACGGCCCAACATTATCGGGCTCTCCATCGAGAACCTATTACAACAGCAAGAGCGGACGCTAGTTTTTGAACAACATCCCCTTCAATCCGCCGCGACAAAATCCAGCACATTTCGCTCGGCCAGTGCATTCACCACATCTTGTGAACTTCATTTCGGCGATAATCGGATTGAACAAGCTTGGCAACAGGCACATAAACTGATCGATAAAGATATTCCTTTGCTGATTCTCGGCGAAACCGGTGTCGGTAAAAATGAATTTGTCAAAGCGTTACATCAGCACAGCTCACGCAAACATCATCCGCTGGTGATCGTCAACTGTGGCGCGATTCCCAAAGACCTGATTGAATCGGAGCTATTCGGTTACGTTGCCGGTGCTTTCACGGGGGCTAGCCCCAAAGGTTATCAGGGTAAAATCCGCCAGGCGCATCAAGGTATATTGTTCCTCGATGAAATTGCCGACATGCCGCTGGACGCACAATGTCGCCTGCTGCATGTCTTACAGGAAAAAGAAGTGATTCCGGTCGGGTCGGGTCAGAGCCAGCCGGTCAATATTCAGGTCATCGCGGCCACCCATAAGGATTTAACCGCAGAAGTCACAGCCGGACGATTCCGCCAGGACCTCTACTATCGGCTCAACGGGCTGGTGCTCGAACTGCCGCCACTGCGGGATCGGCAAGACAAAGCCCAACTGATTGCGCACATTCATCGCCAGTATCGTCTCAATCAGCAACAAATCTGTCCGCAACTGCTGCACATTCTGCAAGCTTATCTCTGGCCGGGCAATATTCGCGAACTGGACAATATGCTGAAAGTCACTTGCCTGCTCACCAGCGATGAACCGCTGTTACAGCTGGCACATATTCCCGGGCATATTTTGAAGTCGTTGACGACATCTGCACCATCAACCGCCCCCTCATCCATTCAACTGGCAGACACCGCGCCACCGGCAGTCAGTGACATGCGGCAGGAGGCGGATCTGAAAACCACGGTGGAAAATCGTTTACTGCAAACCTATCAGGCGACGCAGGGAAATATCAGCCAGACCTCCCGTCTGCTCGGTGTCAGCCGCAATACCATCTACCGTAAACTCAAAATGCTCGGTATTTTAAGTCAGTAAATCACCCGCCACCCTGTCATCCGGCTGGACACAGGTTTATTGGTCGGGGCTGCCAGTGAACTTCGTCCGGCTAGACGTGGGTGTCTGCTCTCAAATAAGCGCCGAGCCGTTTCACTTTACTGATCGCCTCTATTTCATTGAGTGCAGCCGCCACTGCGGGATCTCGGAGGTGACCATCCAAATCGATAAAGAAATAATATTTGCCGAACTGGGTACAGGTCGGCCGGGAAATAATCGATGTCAGATTGATTTTTCGGCGGGAAAAGGAGGTCAGAATTTCACCGAGGAAACCGGGGTGATCATGCTCATCGACCACAATCAGGCTGGTTTTATAAGCGGCTTTCGCATGATAAGTCTCCGGGTAATGTTGGGCGGCAAAGACCAAAAACCGAGTCTGATTATTCTCATAGTCATTGACGTTCTCAGCCACTGCGGCAAACATCTCTTGCTGCACACTCTCAGCCGGTACGATCGCCGCACAGGGCTGTGACGCCTGACGAGCCAAGGCCAGCGATTCGGTATTACTCTCGGTCAGAACAATCTGGCAATGGCCCAATGATTCAATAAAACGACTGCACTGCCCCTTCGCGACAAACTGGACAAACAATTGCTGCACATCAGCAAATGCTGCCGTACCCACACAAGAAAACCGAATCGGGAGAATCACTTCGCCAATGACTTTGAGATCCGCATGAATCAGTTGATCCAGCACGGATGGAATAAACCCTTCAGAGAAGTTTTCAATCGGCAACACACCGACATCACAATCCGAACCAATCGCATCCAGTGCCCGTTCGATGGTCGGAAAATACACCAGCTCGGATGGCAGTGGCGGCGTATTCGTCGCTGATGCTGACAGCCCGGCGATATAGCGACGGGTTGCGGTTTCCGAAAATGTTCCCTGCGGCCCCAGTGTGGCAATTTTTCTCATGTCCTTTCCAAACTCATCGATCTAACCTCGAAAATGAGCCGGCAGTCTAACATAAAACCGACCGGGGCTCTCATCGCACTATCCGCCGCCGCCGAGACTCCGGTATGATAGACTCAGCAACCTTTTTGACGAGATGACCGATTTCAATGCGCCAGACACAACTCATCAGCTTATTACCGGATTTGGCAACCTTCATTCTGATTGTGAACGAAGGCAGTTTCACAGCAGCGGCAGCAAAACTGGGCGTCACGCCTTCAGCCCTGAGTAAGTTAGTCACCAGACTGGAACAATCACTCCACGTCAAATTATTGGAAAGAACCACCCGCAAACTGATGATTACCCAGTCAGGTCAACAGATTTATGACCAATGTCTGCTGATGATGCAAGCAGCTCAACAGGCGGTTGACCTCTCGACTTCGGAGCATATTCATCCGTCGGGGACCCTGACAGTCGCAGCGCCGGAAGCCTTTCTCAATTCAGTCCTGCAACCTTTGGTTGTGCCTTTTCTCAAACACTATCCGGATATTCAGTTGCGTTTACGCTCTGAGGACGGCCACATCGACCTGTTTAAAAACAATATTGATGTCGCCATTCGTTTAACCGACAAACCCGATGAAAGTCTGGTGATGAAAGAAATCGGTAAGACGAATTTAGTGCTGTGTGCCAGCCCGGATTATCTGGCGGAACGCGGCCAGCCCGCCCATCCGTTGGACTTAAAACACCATGACTGTCTCTATCTCGCCGAACATAGCAAAGATAATATCTGGACATTCATGCATGCGCAGGAAACCCATACCGTCACTGTCACCGGACGCTA
Protein-coding regions in this window:
- a CDS encoding gamma-glutamyl-gamma-aminobutyrate hydrolase family protein; the encoded protein is MAQRPRVGVTGNGRRWSPSWWCTRIALWLVGARAIRLSVHHAWTGEPLDALIIGGGDDISPEHYGGDVNQQVRLDPERDQLEIDWIEWALEHRKPLLGICRGLQLINVVKGGSLYADISELRQQTYNRSGLLPTKQVKLRANSKMAALCRKNHLRVNSLHHQAVKDVGQDLQVVGRDLDQFTQAVESTDQTPILGVQWHPEYLFYLPAQLAIFRWLCCQGAACQTDEA
- a CDS encoding amidoligase family protein translates to MSFKMPPVTDTQQGAVRKVGFELEFTGLTLEQVIEPLCSILGGQVEQRSAVEFRVRTDDLGTFNLELDWDFLKRKAQTAWQNDDGHQLVDMLHQAALPVVPLEIVSPPIPLDRLEPLNQLIVALRKAGAKGTEDSLIAAFGVHINPELPDLSAATINRYLKAFALLQWWLVEAHDVDPTRRISPYIALYPEAYVKELLTDTSTDLTHLFERYLKHNPTRNRALDLLPLLAEIDADRVRQVVNDPKIKSRPTFHYRLPDCRIEDADWDLTKSWDLWCVVEQLAADPQAIETLAARFLQLERPLLGVERKVWVKEISQWLNDQGWV
- a CDS encoding YagU family protein encodes the protein MHIFQQSDPARRRYGLAAFIGLIAGIVSAFVKWGAEHPLPPRSPDDIFSAACAPELLNRVAEQIDCSRNFLNPPYVFLRDWLGMVDPNSAVYTFAGHAFNWVGVTHIIFSIVFAVGYCVVTERFPVFKLWQGLFAGALAQLFVHMISFPLMGLTPPVFDLPWYEHVSEIVGHLIWFWSIEIIRRDLRNRMTHEPDPEVPLTAR
- a CDS encoding aldehyde dehydrogenase family protein, which translates into the protein MIYAQPGTADAIINFKSHYDNYIGGQWVKPVGGTYFDNISPVNGQPYCQVARSSEADINLALDAAHEIRAQWAATSVTDRANILLKVADRIEAHLEELAVAEAWENGKPVRETLAADLPLVVDHFRYFAGCIRAQEGSAAELDSTTASYHFPEPIGVVGQIIPWNFPMLMAAWKLAPALAAGCCVVLKPAEQTPTSILVLMEKIGDLLPPGVVNVVNGYGAEAGQALAVSNRIAKLAFTGSTQVGNHILKCAADNLIPSTVELGGKSPNLYFSDIFDHEDEYLDKCIEGILLGFFNQGEVCTCPSRVLVHESVYERFIEKVIERAKTIKQGNPLDTETQVGSQVSQEQFDKILSYLEIGRNEGAQVLFGGETSQQHGDLENGYYIQPTMLFGHNKMRVFQEEIFGPVIAITTFKDEAEALAIANDTEYGLGAGVWTRDTNLAYRMARNIQAGRVWVNCYHAYPAHAAFGGYKKSGIGRENHKMMLGHYQNTKNILVSYSTNPLGFF
- a CDS encoding sigma-54-dependent Fis family transcriptional regulator is translated as MQHVQFSAGDWLTSSWDRCHQAGLKQRRQPDNIIMSSAELKERQWSVNALLQAVETYAVPLFNQMFAHSDSRLLLTDREGVILASWGQQRFKERLTQIALENGVCWQENLKGTNAIGTAIIEARPLTIIGKQHYVHQHQFISCSASPVFNHHGHLIGILDITSEQQQHDLATQMLVQNMVQQVENHLLCDIPDGAVKINLACEKNLLNSGWQGVLVADASGKVLAHNHIAFQLLERPNIIGLSIENLLQQQERTLVFEQHPLQSAATKSSTFRSASAFTTSCELHFGDNRIEQAWQQAHKLIDKDIPLLILGETGVGKNEFVKALHQHSSRKHHPLVIVNCGAIPKDLIESELFGYVAGAFTGASPKGYQGKIRQAHQGILFLDEIADMPLDAQCRLLHVLQEKEVIPVGSGQSQPVNIQVIAATHKDLTAEVTAGRFRQDLYYRLNGLVLELPPLRDRQDKAQLIAHIHRQYRLNQQQICPQLLHILQAYLWPGNIRELDNMLKVTCLLTSDEPLLQLAHIPGHILKSLTTSAPSTAPSSIQLADTAPPAVSDMRQEADLKTTVENRLLQTYQATQGNISQTSRLLGVSRNTIYRKLKMLGILSQ
- a CDS encoding prephenate dehydratase, giving the protein MRKIATLGPQGTFSETATRRYIAGLSASATNTPPLPSELVYFPTIERALDAIGSDCDVGVLPIENFSEGFIPSVLDQLIHADLKVIGEVILPIRFSCVGTAAFADVQQLFVQFVAKGQCSRFIESLGHCQIVLTESNTESLALARQASQPCAAIVPAESVQQEMFAAVAENVNDYENNQTRFLVFAAQHYPETYHAKAAYKTSLIVVDEHDHPGFLGEILTSFSRRKINLTSIISRPTCTQFGKYYFFIDLDGHLRDPAVAAALNEIEAISKVKRLGAYLRADTHV
- a CDS encoding LysR family transcriptional regulator; the encoded protein is MRQTQLISLLPDLATFILIVNEGSFTAAAAKLGVTPSALSKLVTRLEQSLHVKLLERTTRKLMITQSGQQIYDQCLLMMQAAQQAVDLSTSEHIHPSGTLTVAAPEAFLNSVLQPLVVPFLKHYPDIQLRLRSEDGHIDLFKNNIDVAIRLTDKPDESLVMKEIGKTNLVLCASPDYLAERGQPAHPLDLKHHDCLYLAEHSKDNIWTFMHAQETHTVTVTGRYAVNHSQMRLNGVKHGLGIGIFHDFVVREALVRGEIVRLLPDWSIKSSYHGAIVMQYAQTHYMPARVRVFIDEITQQLTEALRCHQ